CGCTCAAGGCTGTTGAAGCAGACATGCTCGTAAACTTCCTCCCGGTGGGAAGCCGTGAAGCCACACGTTTCTACGCTAACGCATGCCTAGAAGCCGGATGCGCCTTTGTCAACTGTATACCCGAATTTATTGCCACCAACCCCGATTGGGCTAGAAAATTTGAACTTAAAGGATTACCAGTAGCAGGAGACGACATAAAAAGTCAGCTTGGAGCAACCATTCTTCATCGCAGCATAGTTAATCTCTGCCTAAACCGGGGGGTCATAGTTGACGAAACTTACCAGTTAAATCTGGGTGGAAACACCGACTTCCTAAACATGACTGTTGAGGAGAGACTTAAAACAAAGCGCATAAGCAAAACTGAGGCTGTTACAAGCCTAGTTCCCTATAAAGTTCCAACTCGAATAGGCCCCTCAGACTACGTTCCATTTTTAGGCGACGAAAAAATATGTTATATATACTTGAAAGGAAGAAAATTCGGAGACCAACCAGTCAGAATAGCTGTCAAACTTGAAGTTGAAGATTCGCCTAACAGTGCAGGAATGGTCATAGACGTCATCAGAGCTGTAAAGCTGGCCTTAGACAGAGGAATAAGCGGTCCCCTCATAAGCATTTCAGCCTACGCATTCAAGCACCCTCCAATTCAAGTTC
Above is a window of Candidatus Bathyarchaeota archaeon DNA encoding:
- a CDS encoding inositol-3-phosphate synthase — translated: GKDLSEAIFAEPNCCAKFAEVPKLGVEVLPGPVLDGVAPHMHKAFKTYNEERFSVDVVETLKAVEADMLVNFLPVGSREATRFYANACLEAGCAFVNCIPEFIATNPDWARKFELKGLPVAGDDIKSQLGATILHRSIVNLCLNRGVIVDETYQLNLGGNTDFLNMTVEERLKTKRISKTEAVTSLVPYKVPTRIGPSDYVPFLGDEKICYIYLKGRKFGDQPVRIAVKLEVEDSPNSAGMVIDVIRAVKLALDRGISGPLISISAYAFKHPPIQVPDSTAKEWVEEYIKGKRER